In Desulfitibacter sp. BRH_c19, one genomic interval encodes:
- a CDS encoding methionine aminopeptidase — MIILKSDRELVYMRDAGRVVAKAHEELSNAIKPEMTTQELDTLAENIIIAEGAKPAFKGYKGFPASICASINEEVVHGIPGLKKLKNGDIVSIDIGAVINGYCGDAARTNPVGDIDEELKRLLNVTEESLAKGIEKVVTNNRITDISHAVQSFVENKGYSVVRDYVGHGIGKNMHEEPQVPNFGKPGRGPRLHAGVTLAIEPMVNMGTHEVETLEDNWTVVTKDRKPSAHFEHTVAVTEDGPEILTKL, encoded by the coding sequence ATGATCATTCTAAAGTCTGACAGGGAACTGGTATATATGAGAGATGCAGGCCGGGTTGTGGCTAAAGCTCATGAAGAGCTTTCTAATGCTATAAAGCCTGAGATGACTACACAGGAACTGGATACTTTAGCAGAGAATATAATAATTGCTGAAGGTGCAAAGCCAGCTTTTAAAGGATACAAAGGCTTTCCAGCAAGCATTTGTGCATCAATAAATGAAGAAGTTGTTCATGGAATACCTGGTTTAAAAAAACTGAAAAATGGTGATATTGTTAGTATTGACATTGGAGCAGTTATTAATGGGTATTGTGGTGATGCTGCGCGGACAAATCCTGTTGGGGATATAGATGAAGAATTAAAAAGACTATTAAATGTTACAGAGGAATCACTAGCAAAAGGAATTGAAAAGGTCGTAACCAACAACAGGATTACTGATATATCCCATGCTGTCCAGAGCTTTGTTGAAAACAAAGGTTATTCAGTTGTTAGGGACTATGTAGGTCATGGCATAGGGAAAAATATGCATGAAGAACCACAAGTGCCTAACTTTGGAAAGCCTGGTCGTGGACCTAGGTTACATGCTGGAGTTACTTTGGCCATTGAACCAATGGTAAACATGGGGACCCATGAGGTAGAAACTTTAGAAGACAACTGGACGGTAGTTACCAAGGACAGAAAACCTTCTGCACATTT
- a CDS encoding adenylate kinase, whose amino-acid sequence MRIILMGPPGAGKGTQGERLVEELDIPHISTGDMFRLAIKEGTDLGKKAKEYMDKGELVPDEVTIGIVKERLLADDCQPGFMLDGFPRTVPQAQALDKLLEDINQELDAVIYITVPQEDLISRLTGRRVCKQCGTTYHSLYAPPKVTDVCDKCQGEVYQRDDDKKDTVENRLKVYLKNTEPLINFYKDKGLLKEINGNQDMGTVFKAVGQSIGRKW is encoded by the coding sequence ATGAGAATTATTTTGATGGGCCCTCCAGGTGCTGGAAAAGGTACTCAAGGGGAACGTTTAGTAGAAGAGTTGGATATTCCACATATATCTACTGGTGATATGTTTAGACTTGCTATAAAAGAAGGTACAGATCTAGGCAAAAAGGCTAAGGAGTATATGGATAAGGGAGAATTGGTTCCTGATGAAGTTACCATTGGAATTGTTAAAGAAAGGCTTCTTGCAGATGATTGCCAGCCAGGTTTTATGCTAGATGGTTTCCCTAGAACTGTTCCACAAGCACAAGCATTAGATAAGCTCCTCGAGGATATTAATCAGGAGCTTGATGCTGTAATCTATATTACTGTACCCCAAGAAGATTTAATCTCTAGATTGACTGGAAGAAGGGTCTGTAAGCAATGTGGTACAACATATCATTCGCTATACGCACCACCAAAAGTTACAGATGTATGTGACAAATGTCAGGGTGAAGTTTATCAGAGAGATGATGATAAAAAAGATACTGTGGAAAATCGACTAAAGGTCTATTTGAAAAACACAGAGCCACTAATAAACTTCTACAAAGATAAGGGCTTGTTAAAAGAGATTAATGGTAATCAAGATATGGGAACAGTTTTTAAAGCTGTAGGGCAAAGTATAGGGAGAAAATGGTAA
- a CDS encoding preprotein translocase subunit SecY, whose translation MLETLQSAWKAKDLRTKIIFTLMMFLIFRFGAHIPVPGVDTVAFKEMLGSGSIFGFMDVISGGALSNVTVFAMGIMPYINASIIMQLLTVVVPYLERLAKEGEEGRKKIVQFTRYGTVILGFIQAGGMSVFFGRSGILVDPSLPSYAVVTISLTAGTAFLMWLGELITEKGIGNGISLIIFAGIVSGIPGGIVTLYNYVITGEASIITIIIFLIMALLIIAGIVYIHEGQRRIPVQYAKRVVGRKVYGGQSTHIPLKVNQAGVIPVIFAMSILLFPSTIAQWFPQSGFAQWVLGVFNFTSIPYMIMYAMFIIFFTYFYTAVTFNPQDVADNMKKYGGFIPGLRPGRPTTEYIDRVLTRITLAGALFLAFIALMPNFIMGITGLNIAFGGTGLLIVVGVALETMKQIESQLMMRHYQGFMK comes from the coding sequence ATGTTAGAAACGTTACAAAGTGCATGGAAAGCAAAGGATTTAAGAACAAAAATAATATTTACCCTAATGATGTTTTTAATTTTCAGATTTGGGGCTCATATACCAGTTCCTGGTGTTGACACGGTTGCTTTCAAAGAAATGCTTGGTAGTGGTTCTATATTTGGTTTTATGGACGTTATATCAGGTGGCGCATTAAGTAATGTGACTGTGTTTGCCATGGGTATCATGCCTTATATAAACGCATCAATTATTATGCAGTTGCTAACGGTAGTTGTACCTTATCTTGAAAGGCTAGCAAAAGAGGGTGAAGAAGGCAGAAAGAAAATTGTTCAATTTACCCGGTATGGTACTGTGATCCTCGGTTTTATCCAGGCTGGAGGCATGTCAGTATTTTTTGGAAGAAGTGGTATTCTTGTAGACCCATCATTGCCAAGCTATGCTGTAGTTACTATATCCTTAACAGCAGGCACAGCATTTTTGATGTGGTTAGGTGAGCTTATAACAGAAAAGGGTATTGGAAACGGTATATCCTTGATTATTTTTGCAGGTATTGTTTCTGGCATACCAGGCGGTATTGTGACACTATACAATTATGTGATAACTGGTGAAGCCAGTATTATCACAATTATAATATTTCTAATCATGGCTTTACTGATAATAGCAGGAATAGTGTATATACACGAAGGACAAAGAAGAATACCAGTTCAATATGCTAAGCGTGTTGTTGGAAGAAAGGTATATGGAGGACAAAGCACTCATATTCCTTTGAAAGTTAACCAAGCAGGTGTTATTCCAGTAATATTTGCAATGTCAATACTGCTCTTTCCATCAACAATAGCTCAGTGGTTTCCGCAAAGTGGTTTTGCTCAATGGGTATTAGGTGTATTTAACTTTACATCAATACCATATATGATAATGTATGCTATGTTTATTATATTCTTCACTTATTTCTATACTGCAGTTACTTTTAATCCTCAGGATGTTGCAGATAATATGAAAAAGTATGGTGGATTTATTCCAGGACTTCGTCCTGGTAGGCCTACTACAGAATATATTGATAGAGTATTAACTAGAATTACTTTAGCAGGAGCCCTGTTCCTTGCATTTATTGCATTGATGCCAAACTTTATTATGGGCATAACAGGTTTAAACATTGCGTTTGGTGGTACTGGATTACTAATTGTTGTGGGTGTTGCATTAGAAACCATGAAACAAATAGAGTCTCAATTAATGATGCGTCACTATCAAGGGTTTATGAAATAG